One region of Fragaria vesca subsp. vesca linkage group LG4, FraVesHawaii_1.0, whole genome shotgun sequence genomic DNA includes:
- the LOC101296560 gene encoding chaperone protein dnaJ 20, chloroplastic-like, with translation MQTYGLTIPGADSRLYITPISAARPAPDPKPSSLPVFSSRTRFGSIKAKAATMNGAVTAEEKELSFYELLGIPESGSIKEIKQAYKQLARKYHPDVSPPGRVEEYTEKFIRVQEAYETLSDSRRRALYDQDMARGLHLAFSARRYQYDEGMEVKGDWKNRWQSQLSELKRRSSYKDDRQNMSWGARMRRQREGLADEV, from the exons ATGCAAACCTATGGCCTGACCATCCCGGGAGCCGATTCCCGCCTCTACATCACCCCCATCTCCGCCGCCCGACCCGCACCCGACCCGAAACCCAGTTCTCTCCCTGTGTTCTCGTCCCGGACCCGGTTCGGCTCCATTAAGGCCAAGGCGGCCACGATGAACGGTGCGGTGACGGCGGAGGAGAAGGAGCTGTCGTTTTACGAGCTGCTGGGGATACCCGAGTCCGGATCGATAAAGGAGATAAAGCAGGCGTATAAACAGCTGGCGAGGAAGTACCACCCTGACGTGTCGCCGCCGGGTCGGGTCGAGGAGTATACCGAGAAGTTTATTCGGGTTCAGGAGGCGTATGAGACTTTGTCGGACTCGAGGAGGAGGGCTCTGTACGATCAGGACATGGCTAGGGGTCTTCACCTTGCTTTCTCTGCAAGGAGATATCAATATGATGAG GGCATGGAAGTAAAAGGTGACTGGAAGAATCGCTGGCAAAGCCAGCTGTCTGAGCTGAAGAGAAGAAGCTCATACAAGGATGATCGACAAAACATGTCATGGGGAGCTAGAATGCGCAGGCAAAGAGAGGGACTGGCTGATGAAGTATGA
- the LOC101313401 gene encoding anthranilate N-benzoyltransferase protein 2-like: MVLAKEDSLVYGFKLSSVGSGKITPADTVHVPSGMDLAMKLHYLRGVYFFSSEAAEGLSVLKIKETIFVWLIEHWRVLGRFRRSESSGRPFVKCNDCGARFIEAQSDKTLEEWLGMDSSIHKLLASNQIIGPELFFSPPVLFQWTRFKCGGVSIGLSWSHILGDAMAASEYFFNGLSRTMTGKEPSPYPETSKPNIHQLKHPSPLALKKVDSVGDHWITPNNHKMETFSLVLTPTQLNSLELKLLGQNPNPAEEIPTFELICGVIWQCVAKMRQGSEPKLVTICTKGTKPAVAECGNNQIISTVEAADVADMDPKSLAAMLAKRESYEETQIGELVESENGASDYIVYGANLTFVNWEGSDFYGFEAEGHKPVCVNYSIQGVGDEGAVLVQPGPNGEGRLVNVIFPEKEVVGLKAELRKNDLMLEINN, translated from the exons ATGGTTTTAGCCAAGGAAGACAGCTTGGTCTATGGCTTCAAGCTTTCCTCGGTTGGGTCGGGGAAGATTACGCCGGCGGATACGGTTCACGTGCCAAGTGGCATGGACTTGGCTATGAAGCTCCACTACCTAAGAGGAGTCTACTTCTTCAGTAGTGAGGCAGCCGAAGGGCTAAGCGTCCTGAAAATAAAGGAAACCATCTTCGTCTGGTTGATTGAACACTGGCGGGTGTTGGGCCGGTTCCGGAGGTCGGAATCCTCCGGACGGCCCTTTGTTAAGTGTAACGACTGCGGGGCGAGGTTCATTGAGGCTCAGTCTGATAAGACCCTTGAAGAATGGCTAGGGATGGACTCGTCTATCCACAAGCTGCTTGCTTCTAACCAAATCATTGGCCCTGAGCTGTTCTTCTCTCCTCCTGTTCTCTTCCAG TGGACTCGTTTTAAGTGCGGAGGAGTGTCAATAGGGCTTAGCTGGTCCCATATTCTGGGAGATGCCATGGCTGCTTCAGAGTACTTCTTCAATGGCTTGAGTCGAACCATGACTGGTAAGGAGCCTTCACCTTACCCGGAAACATCAAAACCAAATATTCATCAACTCAAGCACCCTTCACCACTAGCCCTAAAAAAAGTGGATTCAGTTGGTGACCACTGGATCACACCCAACAACCACAAGATGGAAACATTCTCGTTGGTCCTCACTCCCACCCAGCTAAACAGCTTGGAGCTCAAGTTACTGGGTCAGAATCCAAACCCAGCTGAAGAAATCCCAACTTTCGAGCTCATTTGTGGTGTTATTTGGCAATGTGTGGCAAAAATGAGACAAGGGTCGGAGCCGAAATTAGTCACAATCTGCACAAAAGGTACTAAACCTGCAGTTGCGGAATGCGGCAACAATCAGATTATAAGCACAGTCGAGGCTGCAGATGTTGCCGATATGGATCCGAAAAGTTTAGCAGCAATGCTGGCTAAGCGCGAGAGTTACGAGGAAACACAGATAGGAGAATTGGTGGAGAGCGAGAATGGAGCGTCGGATTATATTGTGTACGGGGCGAACTTGACATTTGTGAACTGGGAAGGTTCAGACTTCTATGGGTTTGAAGCTGAGGGACATAAGCCAGTTTGTGTGAATTACAGCATACAAGGTGTTGGTGATGAAGGAGCTGTTTTGGTTCAGCCAGGACCAAATGGTGAAGGAAGACTGGTGAATGTTATTTTCCCAGAGAAAGAAGTTGTGGGGTTGAAAGCTGAGTTGAGAAAGAATGATCTTATGCTTGAGATCAATAATTAG